A genome region from Aphis gossypii isolate Hap1 unplaced genomic scaffold, ASM2018417v2 Contig00701, whole genome shotgun sequence includes the following:
- the LOC114130256 gene encoding uncharacterized protein LOC114130256, protein MPRERRANIGRRTRHASQQQVYSRNLREERQNIIRENDRLRHRVSTRRSLASYNRLAFQYDPTANYSDDENLDIGRMTTICRYCNAVKFKRETVGLCCASGKVKLDPLLTPPQPLKTLFDGSDPDSSHFLQHILEFNNCFRMTSFGANIIREGGFMPTCKIQGQIYHLHGSMVPTPDEPHQFLQIYFISSMVDQLNVRCNIQGAQQLKRRTIEQLQAFFHANNAVVNMFKTALERMPSDTHKFVIRADCTPTGEHVRRFNAPTVNDVAAIIVGDPTKSRDIVVQRRSNIMHRVNETHRLYDALQYPIIYWQGQDGYDITLKMVDPITGVSTNNKNLSAMNYYAYRMMIRTHEENVILKCGRLFQQFAVDMYVKVETERLAFIRFNQPKLRSEDYIHLRDAIHSDGDVQNIGRLTILPSTYIGSPRHMHEYAQDAMTYVRNYGTPDLFITVTCNPKWTEIESELEPGQKPQDRHDIIARVFQQKLKVMMDVLTKYRVFGDTRCYMYSVEWQKRGLPHAHILIWLLNKLHSNEVDDIISAEIPDPVTDPRLHDIVTTQMVHGPCGALNPLSPCMADGKCTKRYPRPLVAETVTGNDGYPVYRRRSKEDNGRTIKVKVQNQEIEIGNEFIVPYCPLLSRIFETHANVESCHSAKSIKYLCKYVTKGSDMAVFGIASENVNDEISNFQMGRYVSTNEALWRLLSFQIHERYPTVVHLAVHLENGQRVYFTEANAAQRAERPPSTTLTSFFAMCEADPFAATLMYVEMPKYYTWNQSTKKFQRRKQGTPVPDWPQVFSTDALGRMYTVHPRNDECFYLRLLLVNVRGPKSFAHLKTVNGHQCQTYREACQLLGLLENDSHWDLTLADSVVSSNAYQIRTLFAIIITTCFPSQPIQLWNKYKDAICEDILHRLRIQTNNPDIQITDEIYNEGLILIEDQCLTIANKLLIEVGMIAPNRSMHDAFNQELNRELQYNVDTLQEFVRNNVPLLNEQQKQVYKTLMQAVDNNTGGLFFLDAPGGTGKTFVISLILATIRSRCDIALALASSGIAATLLDGGRTAHSALKLPLNLNTIDTPTCNISRSSAMGKLLMQCKLIVWDECTMAHKKSLEALNFTLKDLRRNNNIFGGLMILLAGDFRQTLPVVPRGTPADELNACLKASPLWNNVKTLSLTTNMRVQLQNDQSAAQFSKQLLDLGNGKVPVDATSGLITLTNDFCRFVDTQLVLIENVFPNISENYMNYAWLSQRAILAAKNNDVHALNFTIQSKIAGDLVTYKSVDSITNPDDVVNYPTEFLNSLEIPGFPPHNLQLKVGTVILIPRNLNPPRLCNGTRLSVKRLMPNLIEATIINGKYAGENVCIPRIPMIPTDLPFDFKRLQFPVRLAFAMTINKSQGQSLSVCGINLENHCFSHGQLYVACSRIGKPSALFVLTSDQKTKNVVYQRALQ, encoded by the exons ATGCCTAGAGAACGACGTGCGAACATCGGCCGCCGCACAAGACATGCAAGCCAGCAACAAGTCTATTCAAGGAACTTAAGAGAAgaaagacaaaatataataagagaaAATGACCGATTGAGACATCGCGTGAGCACACGAAGATCATTGGCATCATACAATCGCTTGGCATTCCAATATGATCCCACTGCGAACTACAGTGATGATGAAAATTTGGATATTGGACGAATGACGACTATATGCCGATATTGCAATGCGGTAAAGTTCAAAAGAGAAACGGTTGGATTGTGCTGCGCAAGTGGAAAAGTCAAACTGGATCCATTACTTACACCACCACAGCCACTGAAAACATTGTTTGATGGAAGTGATCCCGATTCCAGCCATTTTCTTCAACACATCCTTGAATTTAATAACTGCTTTCGCATGACTTCCTTTGGAGCTAATATCATTCGAGAAGGCGGCTTCATGCCGACTTGCAAG ATACAAGGTCAAATATATCATTTGCATGGTTCAATGGTGCCAACACCAGATGAACCGCATCAATTTctgcaaatatatttcatttcgtCGATGGTGGATCAGCTGAACGTGCGGTGCAATATACAGGGAGCACAACAGTTAAAGAGACGAACTATTGAACAGTTGCAAGCATTTTTTCACGCTAATAATGCTGTGGTTAATATGTTCAAAACAGCATTGGAACGAATGCCATCGGATACGCACAAATTTGTCATAAGAGCGGATTGTACTCCAACAGGTGAACATGTGCGAAGATTCAATGCACCCACCGTTAATGATGTTGCTGCAATTATTGTTGGCGATCCAACTAAATCACGAGACATTGTCGTTCAGCGAAGAAGCAATATCATGCATCGTGTAAACGAGACACATCGTTTGTACGATGCGTTACAATATCCAATCATTTATTGGCAAGGGCAAGACGGATACGACATCACGTTGAAGATGGTCGATCCAATTACAG GAGTATcaacgaataataaaaatctaagcgCAATGAATTACTATGCGTATCGTATGATGATTCGTACACATGAGGAGAATGTCATTCTGAAGTGCGGTCGGCTATTCCAGCAATTCGCTGTCGACATGTATGTCAAAGTCGAGACCGAACGTTTAGCGTTCATCAGATTCAATCAGCCAAAGCTACGATCTGAGGACTATATACACTTGCGTGATGCTATTCATTCAGATGGTGATGTTCAGAATATTGGACGACTGACGATTCTCCCATCAACTTATATCGGAAGCCCACGCCACATGCACGAATACGCTCAAGACGCTATGACGTACGTGCGAAATTATGGAACTccggatttatttattacggtCACATGCAATCCGAAGTGGACGGAAATTGAAAGCGAGTTGGAACCGGGTCAAAAACCGCAAGATCGCCATGACATAATCGCCAGAGTATTTCAGCAAAAACTCAAGGTTATGATGGATGTGCTTACTAAGTATCGAGTTTTTGGTGACACACGTTGTTATATGTACTCGGTGGAATGGCAGAAGCGTGGACTACCGCATGCTCATATCCTAATTTGGTTGCTGAACAAATTACATTCAAATGAAGTGGATGACATCATATCAGCTGAAATTCCTGATCCAGTCACTGATCCCCGTCTACACGACATTGTGACGACACAGATGGTGCATGGACCGTGCGGTGCATTAAATCCATTATCGCCTTGCATGGCTGATGGAAAGTGCACAAAACGATATCCGCGACCGTTAGTTGCTGAAACAGTCACAGGGAACGATGGATATCCAGTTTATCGTCGGCGTTCAAAAGAAGATAACGGTCGAACTATCAAAGTTAAAGTTCAAAATCAAGAGATTGAGATCGGAAATGAATTCATTGTACCATATTGCCCGCTGCTATCACGAATTTTCGAAACACATGCAAACGTTGAGAGTTGTCATTCGGCCaaatcaatcaaatatttgtgCAAGTACGTCACAAAAGGCAGCGACATGGCTGTGTTTGGTATTGCGTCGGAAAATGTGAATGACGAAATCAGCAACTTCCAAATGGGCAGATACGTCAGTACTAATGAAGCACTGTGGCGATTATTGTCATTTCAAATTCATGAAAGATATCCCACAGTTGTACATTTAGCAGTGCATTTGGAAAATGGCCAAAGAGTTTACTTCACTGAGGCTAATGCGGCACAACGAGCTGAGAGACCACCATCGACAACATTGACTAGCTTCTTTGCAATGTGTGAAGCAGATCCATTCGCAGCGACGCTGATGTACGTTGAAATGCCCAAGTATTACACTTGGAATCAATCAACAAAGAAATTCCAACGTCGCAAACAAGGAACCCCAGTTCCAGACTGGCCACAGGTGTTTTCAACTGATGCACTAGGTCGTATGTACACTGTTCATCCTAGAAAcgatgaatgtttttatttgcgACTGCTGTTAGTAAATGTACGTGGACCGAAATCATTTGCGCATTTGAAAACTGTGAATGGCCACCAATGCCAAACATATCGAGAAGCATGTCAACTATTGGGTTTGCTGGAGAACGATTCTCATTGGGATTTAACACTTGCAGATTCAGTTGTTTCATCAAATGCGTACCAAATACGAACGCTGTTCGCAATTATCATCACCACATGTTTTCCTTCACAACCAATTCAGTTATGGAACAAATACAAAGACGCCATATGTGAAGATATCTTGCATCGCTTGCGTATTCAAACGAATAATCCTGACATCCAAATAACCGATGAAATCTACAATGAAGGATTGATTCTGATTGAGGATCAATGCTTGACTATTGCAAACAAGCTACTGATTGAAGTAGGAATGATTGCGCCAAATCGATCGATGCACGATGCATTCAACCAAGAATTAAATCGAGAGCTGCAATACAATGTTGATACATTGCAGGAATTCGTTAGAAATAATGTTCCGTTGCTGAATGAACAGCAAAAACAagtatacaaaacattaatgcAAGCGGTGGACAATAATACTGGTGGTCTATTCTTCCTGGATGCACCTGGAGGAACAGGGAAAACATTTGTCATTTCATTGATTTTGGCCACTATTCGATCAAGATGTGACATAGCTTTGGCGTTAGCATCATCTGGAATTGCGGCGACTCTTCTAGATGGCGGTCGTACTGCACATTCTGCGCTTAAGTTGCCACtcaatttaaacacaattgaTACTCCAACGTGCAATATTTCCCGATCCAGTGCAATGGGAAAATTGTTAATGCAATGCAAGCTCATTGTTTGGGATGAGTGCACAATGGCACATAAGAAATCACTTGAAGCACTTAACTTCACACTGAAGGATCTTCGAAGAAATAACAACATCTTTGGCGGCTTGATGATATTGTTGGCAGGCGATTTCAGGCAGACGTTGCCAGTAGTTCCCCGTGGAACGCCTGCAGATGAATTGAATGCTTGCCTAAAGGCATCACCTTTATGGAATAACGTAAAAACATTATCGCTAACCACTAATATGAgagttcaacttcaaaatgatCAAAGTGCTGCACAATTTTCCAAACAATTGTTAGATCTTGGAAATGGAAAAGTCCCAGTTGATGCGACATCTGGATTAATTACTCTTACCAACGACTTTTGCCGATTTGTAGACACTCAATTAGttcttattgaaaatgttttcccAAACATTAGTGagaattatatgaattatgctTGGTTAAGTCAACGAGCAATTCTTGCAGCAAAGAATAATGATGTCCACGCACTGAATTTCACCATTCAATCAAAAATTGCTGGCGATTTGGTGACATACAAATCCGTTGATTCAATAACAAATCCCGATGATGTAGTAAATTATCCAACGGAGTTTTTGAACTCTCTGGAGATACCAGGATTTCCACCACATAACTTGCAACTGAAAGTTGGTACAGTTATTTTGATACCGCGTAATTTGAATCCACCGCGACTTTGCAACGGTACTCGACTTTCGGTAAAGAGACTTATGCCGAATTTAATTGAGGCAACCATTATTAACGGAAAGTACGCAggtgaaaatgtatgtattcctCGAATACCAATGATTCCGACTGATCTTCCGTTTGACTTCAAACGATTGCAATTCCCAGTTCGCCTTGCGTTCGCAATGACAATTAATAAGTCGCAAGGCCAATCGCTTAGTGTTTGCGGGATAAATTTggaaaatcattgtttttcaCATGGACAGTTATACGTTGCGTGTTCACGAATTGGGAAACCATCCGCTTTGTTTGTGTTAACGTCAgaccaaaaaacaaaaaatgtggtTTACCAAAGAGCACTACaatga